The genomic window GTGCTGACGCCCAGCTCGGTTCCGGCCCGCACCACGTCGCTGAGTTTGTCGCCCTTGAGCAGCGCAATCGCCAGCGTCACGGGTTGTGGGTACTCGGCGGCGCTGTCTTGGCGGCTCAGCAAACGCAGAGCAGCGCTAAAGGCGTCAAGGTGAATCAGCTCGGCCTCGCCCGCTTCACCGCTCCCGTCAAACACTTCCACGCTGTCGCCCACGCTCAGGCGCATCACCGCCAGGTGCTTGAACTCGGCGGCGCTCAGCTCCATCTGCTCGCTGAGGGCAGCGACTTTGACGCGGTGGCGGTGACGGGCCATTAGAGGGGGGCCATCAGCTTGAAAGGGCCGTCACCAGGGCCCACTCGCCGTCGAGTATTTCGGTGATGTCGCTAAAGGCTTCGCGTTCTAAGGCGGCGCGAACCATCGGTAGCCTGTCCTCCAGAATGCCGGTCAGAATCAGCGGCGAACCCGGCTGCAAAGCAGTGCGGTACGCTCCGGCCAGCAGATCGTGCAGCTCGGCAAAGAGATTGGCCACCAGCAAGGTATAAATCGGTTCGTCGTCGAGCAGATCGGGATCTAAGCTGCCTTCCTCGAATCTCAGCGTGCCGCCTTCAATCTGCACCACGCCGTCTTTAACGCTCAGCCCGTTGAGTTCAGCGTTCTCATAAGCCGCCGGAATAGTGATGGGGTCGATGTCGAGGCCCAGCACCTCAGCCGCGCCGCCGAGGGCCGCTGCCAGCGCCAGCACGCCGCTGCCGGTGCCGACGTCCAGCACCGTGCGGCCCGTCAAGTCCAGTTGACCGATGGCTTCCACGGCCAGCCGGGTGGTGGCGTGGTGGCCAGTGCCAAAGGCCATGCCGGGGTCGATCAGCAGCGGAATCTGGCCGGGCGGAACCTCGTGCGCCAGCCACGAGGGCGCGATGGTGAAGCGGCCCGCCGTCACGGGGGTCAGGCCTTTTTTCCAATCGGCTTGCCAGTCCTGGTCGGGTTCGTTCGTCCACTCGCCGTTTAAGGCCAGCGGCACCTTGGCGTCAAAATACGCCCGCAAGTGGCCGCCGCGCTCCTCCAGGCCGGTTGCGCCGGCTTCCCACAGGGCGTCGAGGTCGACTTCACGGCTCTCCAAAGTTCCGGGCAAGATATACACCAACATGCCGAGTATGGTAGCAAGCGGCGCGGCCCATGATTTAGGGCCTTCTCTGAGCGCCCGTATACTGCCCAGCATGAAACTGGCCATCGTAGGTGTGGGGAAACTGGGTTTAGCGATTTTGGAAGGGGTCTTGTCACGCGGTCTGCTGCAACCCGCAGACATCGGCATCATGGACACCAACGCGGCGCGGCTTTCCATGATCGCCGAGCGGCTCGGCACGCCCATTTTGCCGGTGGGCGAGCTGGGCGGCGCGGAGCGGGTGCTGATCAGCTTGCAGCCCCGCGTCTTTCCGGAGGCCAGCGAGTGGCTGCGGCAACCCGGTACTGGCTACATCAGCACCATGGCGGGCGTCAGCGTAGCGACCCTCTCCAAACGCCTCCTCACCGAGCGGGTGGTGCGGGTGATGCCGAATCTGGGGGCCACCATCGGGCAGTCGCAAACTGCCATTACGGGTCTGGACGAAGCCCAGCAGAGCGGCGACATGCAGTATGCCCACGAGGTCTTCGGCTCGGTTGGACAGGTTTATGACCTCGCCGAGCATTTATTCAACGCCTTTACCGGCATGGTCGGTTCCGGCCCCGGTTATCTGGCGGTCATTGCCGACGCGCTGGCCGACGGCGGCGTGCGAATGGGCCTGCCCCGCGCTCTGGCCCACGAACTGGCCGCCCGGCTGTTCAGTACCAGTGGCGGGTTGCTGCTTCAGCGGGCGCATCCGGCCATGCTCAAAGACGAAGTCTCTAGTCCCGGCGGAACCACCATCGCGGGCCTAGAAGTGCTGGAAAGCAGCGGCGTGCGCGGCGCGATCATCAGCACGGTGGTGGCCGCCACACTCAGAAGCGCCGAGTTGGGACGCGATCAGGAGTAACACGGATTTTGGCCCCTTTTGTGCATCTCAAGTCAGAGTGGCTCAGCTACAGTGGAAGGCATGAAACGCGGCCTTCTGCTCGCCCCTCTCCTGGCCTCGCTGCTCTCCAGCACGGTGCTGGCGGCGGGGAATTATTTTCCCAATGCGCCCTCGACGATTTGGCGCTACAGCAGCGGCGAAACGCAAGTGATCGGCCAGCCCGCCATCGTCAACGGTGTGAGCGTCATTCCCACTGCCCACCAGATCGGCGGCACCACCGTCTCCGAAGATTTGCTGGAATACCGGGGCGGCGGCGTGTACCTGCGCGGCGTCAGAATTGGCAAGCAAGTCATTTGGTACACCCCGCCGCTGACGGTCTACCCGTCCTCACCGCTGAGCTTGGGCCAGCGCTGGGAGAGCAGCAGTGGGGGGATCAAGCTCAGCAGCCGGGTAATGGGCAACGAGCCACTCAGCCTGCCTGCCGGAAACTTCAACGCCCTGCTGATTCGCAGCGACGTGAGCAGCGGCAAAAGCACCTCCACCCAGTACAGCTACTTTGTGCCGGGATTGGGAGTGGTGCGCTATCAGGCGGCAGGCGGGCAAGTGGTGGACTTGGTGAAGTGAGGAGTGGCGTCTTGTAAGGCGTCCGTTCACGACG from Deinococcus detaillensis includes these protein-coding regions:
- a CDS encoding 50S ribosomal protein L11 methyltransferase — translated: MLVYILPGTLESREVDLDALWEAGATGLEERGGHLRAYFDAKVPLALNGEWTNEPDQDWQADWKKGLTPVTAGRFTIAPSWLAHEVPPGQIPLLIDPGMAFGTGHHATTRLAVEAIGQLDLTGRTVLDVGTGSGVLALAAALGGAAEVLGLDIDPITIPAAYENAELNGLSVKDGVVQIEGGTLRFEEGSLDPDLLDDEPIYTLLVANLFAELHDLLAGAYRTALQPGSPLILTGILEDRLPMVRAALEREAFSDITEILDGEWALVTALSS
- the proC gene encoding pyrroline-5-carboxylate reductase; protein product: MKLAIVGVGKLGLAILEGVLSRGLLQPADIGIMDTNAARLSMIAERLGTPILPVGELGGAERVLISLQPRVFPEASEWLRQPGTGYISTMAGVSVATLSKRLLTERVVRVMPNLGATIGQSQTAITGLDEAQQSGDMQYAHEVFGSVGQVYDLAEHLFNAFTGMVGSGPGYLAVIADALADGGVRMGLPRALAHELAARLFSTSGGLLLQRAHPAMLKDEVSSPGGTTIAGLEVLESSGVRGAIISTVVAATLRSAELGRDQE